The sequence attaatttttatttaattaattatatttatgatttatattttattaattttatttttaaatttgtgtattttttgaaataaataaataagtaaatgtttATTCAGAATTATTTAATTTAGTATTCATCATTAGAAATATTAACAATAGAAACCGATTGGTATAGTTGTAAAGTAACTACCATTTAACCTAAAAGGACTTaggttcatatttttttattttaagtttggAAATATTTAATATTACCACAGATCATGAAAATTATTTGTCACGAATGTTCATTTGAAAATTTTACTTTGTACACCTACAGTTGCTTTTGTACCCCTACAATTTTTAAAAATGGCAATTTTACCCTCTAAAGTTATTAACTATTTTACCATTTTACTTTTTACCATTCActcaaaaagtaaaaaaaaaactgaaaactGCACCCCTACGCGCCTCAATTTCGGAATACTTTATGCAAGTCTTCTGGTATGTAAATGAACAAATCGAAACTCATTCCCCAATCTTCTGGTTCACAAGAAAAACAATTCGGAAGTCTTTTTAAAATTGTTTCGGAAAGGGGAAAATCAAACCGGAACACTTTTATAAAGTGTTCCGATACGCTTTTTTACAAACCAGAAGAGTTTCCTAATGTATTCCGGAATGCATTTTCGGAACTCTTTTCATATGTCTTCCGAAATGCTTTttccattttttgatttttttcaggTATGGACATTCTTCTCCAGATTTGTCAAAAAAACAACACAACTGTAGATACCACCGATGCTTTCACAACTTCACAAAGATTTGTCACACGGCAAGAGGTTATCTGATGGGTTAAAGAGACCGTTATCATCACCAGTTCGGACACCGAAATAGGAAAAAGAGGAAGAAGCAACAAAGTGATATTTGGGTGCGATAAAGGGGGGAAATATAAGGATAAAAGTGAGACTCAAAGTGATACTAAGAGACGTGGATGTCCGTTCAAAATCAGGTCGACCCCAGCAAAAGATGGGTCTGGATGGAAGGTTGATGTAAAatgtggagttcataatcatggTTTACTAGATAGATTAGAAGGTCATTCCTTTGTTGGTAGGTTGACCACAAATGAGAAGCAGAATATTGCTGATTTGACAAAGAGACATGTTCCGCCTAGACACATATTGATTTCCTTGCAAGAGCGAGATCCTAAAAATGTCACTCGGATCACGCAAATATACAAGCATAAGAGTGTGATAGAAGTAGAGATAAGAGGTCCAAGAAGTGAGATACAACATTTTCTTAAGCTTATAGAGGAGGCGAACTATGTTTATTGGAGTAGGAAAAGGGATGATTCgaagttgtgagagatattttttgggcTCATCCAGATTCAGTAAAGTTGCTGAATCTTTTTCCAACTGTCTTGATTATGGACGCCACATATAAGACCAACAAATATAGACAACCTCTGTTTGAAATAGCTGGCATGAAATCGACCGAGTTGACATTTGCAGTTGCATTTGCTTATATGGAGTGTCAGCAGACAGAGAGTTATTGTTGGGTCTTGGATAAGCTGAAGCAATTGTTTATAAAGAAAGATGTGGGTCCACAAGTGATTTTGACGGACGGAGATCTTGCTTTGATGAAAGAAGTTGAAGTTGTGTTTCCAACGACGCATAACTTGCTATGTCATTTTCACATTAACAAAAATGTTGGGATGAAATGCAAGGAATATGTAATGAAAGACATGCAAGAGCCGATAGACACATTGTGGAAAGATGTTGTATGAGCCAGTAATGAGGTTGAGTATGGTGTACGGTTGCAACATCTTGAGCAAGCATGCTTTGCTTATAGTGACATCCTCGATTACGTGAAAAACACTTGGTTTGTCTATTTTTAGGGTTGAGTCTACACATTGGAAGCTAAAGCAGATGATAGGGAACAGTCTTGGTGACATGGTCAAAGTCTGGGAAGCTATGAATTCTAACCTGAAAATACAAATAGGTAATATTCGAGCTTCATTTCAAAAAAGTTTTTATGAGGTTCAGCACACACACATTAGTCCATTTTATGGTAATTTGCGTGGTTCGGTATCGAGATCTGCTTTGAGACACATTGCTGAAGAGTTATTGAGGCTTGATTATGTGTTAAATAGTAGGGAAAGATGTGGTTGTAGTATGAGAACAGGTTATGGGTTATCTTGTGCTTGTGAGatgggaaaatattttgttgttggACTCCCATTACCAATAGAATTTGTTCATCTTCAATGGAGGATACTATCTATGGAAGGTGAGTTGCCTTTAGATGAGGAAGCTGATTCAGAGGTGGATATGGGtaatgcaattgatgaattgtggaGAAGGTTTAAATCACTAGATGTTGTTGGAAAAAAAGCATTGAAAAGTAGGGTTTGTGAAGTTTTATATCCCACAACAACTTCATTGTGTCCACCACCtgagaaaataaaaactaaaggaGGAGTGAAGAGGAAAGGGAAGAAACCAGTTGGGTATGATGTTTATAGGGATCCCTCGGGTTTTGAGTATGCTGACTAGGCGTCTCAATCCTCACTAATACAATTGCAAGCATCATAAACTTCCAGGAAGCAATCACAGTCAAAGAAGCAATCACAGTCAAAGAAGCAGGATTTTACTCTTCAGTTTTCTTGTCATATTAGGCCATATATTACTGAGATTGTTAATGTTGAATCAGATGGTAATTGTGGATTTAGAGCCATTGCATCATTTCATGGGTATAGTAAGGATGGTTGGGCAATGGTTCGTCGTGACTTGGAcatggaaataagagaaaagaaGGACTTATATGAGAGATTGTTCGACACTCGATTATCCGAAGTGAGAAATGGATTAATGATATATAATGTTTGTTTTCAACCACCGGAGAAATGGTTGTCACTACCAGACATGGGCTATTTGATCGCGAATTGGTATAACATCATTCTTGTGCATTTAGGAAACTCGATCGGCCCATTAGTTATCTTATGTTGGTGTGATTTCCACATGTCTTTCATATCAGCATCGCACTTCAACTCCACAACGTTATAACTTACCCTCCCATCAATGTCCATGCTCCAGTTTTCACGGTACGGGATTTTACTTACCAGTCAGTTATCAGTTTCAGGCAATTTTTCATTCAACCAAGTTGTCAATGCCTTAAGGTTCCCGCATCCATCAGGTATGGGAAACTTCATGGGAACCTTAGTTCTAGTAAAAAAAAACTGTGTCAACCATAAAATTATAAAGAGGCATTTTGAAAATATGATATTTTCTCTCAACAACATTAACCCCTATTTATAGGCCATCTTATCCACGCCATCCACTGTCAGTGCAATCTTATCCACGCAATCCAATGACAGTGCAATCTTATCCATGCAATCCACTGCCAGTGCAATCTTATACACGCTAATGTGTCGGTGCAATCTTATCCACGCAAATGGGTATCAAATAAAGTGTATcaaataaaacacaaaataaatctcaaagtgtatcaaaatAAAGCACAATCCATAAAgtgtataaaataaaacacaaaataaatctcaaagtgtatcaaaatAAAGCACAATCCATAAAGTgtatcaaataaaacaaaaaaaatcataaaatacaaCAATAATCAATGCTGACGAGCGATGCGTAAAACCTCGAACAAATCAGCATATGCTATATCATCCTCCGCTGCCTCCGCCTGTCGGAGATAATAGTGAACCAATGTGGAAGCACGAACCCAATCCTGATCAGCGAGTCTTGCATCAAAGACAGGAACTGGAACCTCTCTACGTGCACGAGGTGGGGGTGGAACCAACTGAGGATGTGACACACGGTAATACCACTGCAAATATCCTACAACCGTCTCATAGGGGTATCTAACTGGTGCGGTGTCTCTAACCACATCTACCACGCTCAACATACCAGCAAGAGGTGGGGGCGGAATATACTAATGAAGACCAAACTGACGAAGACACATGTCAGGTAAGTATGGAACATGCATGTCACCCCAAACATGAAAACCTCTGTACAGAGATAGCTCGTCAAAAGGAAGGTGACGTCTGTGATCCTCAGATGGGCGCCATATGACGTCTGTAGGTGTCAGCTGGTCCAAAACTGGACTCAACTCATCCACCTTCATGGCTCCTTGCTTGTACGACCATCTCATCGCCCGAGGAATCCCATGATTTTCAGATGGACGCCAATTCTCTCCTTTCCTTCCAAGTGTGGGAAAGTACTCAGTAATCCAACACTGTTACCAAATAAATTatatcatataaattaatatacatatattaaagaatataaataaaaatatatgaattaacatacaattaattaaaagataaaaattaaaataacataactaCCAGTAGAAGAGTAGGATATCCGCCTAGCTACTTGCAACTAaatagagatgcatctccaataTGTCGATAGAGAGTGACCAGTGCAGCAGATGCCCAACTGTAAGCATTAAGTCTCTTTAAGTCTCTAAACAACAGCAAATATCGGGCCTCAACAAGAGTAAAAGTCTTCTTGTTAGCAAAAATCGTAGAACCCACCAACATCATAAGATATGTCCTGGTTGCAAATGCCCAGCTACTAGCAGCTCGATGCTCCAAAAATCTATCATATAACCAtattaagtgccaaaatgtagttattttgtgtttgtaaatagtggcacttatcgatactttttgttaatacagttcgaataataccccgttttgtgtataaatacgtatactttgtgaatagatgtattttcatatacttttatactttttgatagttttctattcattttgtaggtatttaggcgtatttggagcatgagcaataacgtggcgaagacacggcttcaaacgcgcgattttgagcggcggaatcaattcattcggagaataaagctcaaaaccaaagaataataaatcaccaatttggttgatatgttgtaattgttagatgggaaattgaataagctttccaacgcttcgaaccgggcgtaaatcggagttacggttctcaagttacgccatttttactaaaagctgtttttttcaACTCAGCGAGTTGCGCGCGACGCGCGTTGTACCAGAACCAGAATTGTGTAAATAGGgggaaaatagattttttaggtcatggttggatattttagagctccaatccatccaatagcattttttgagtggaaagatgctagaaaacacaatggagctgtcaaatggatgatccggggttgaatccttcatcaatcggagccgacaaaccgtgagatttttgggtttttcttcttttcttctctttgtggtttcatttgtgggttttgtatatatatactttgatctcatgtatactTGTTGACTTttatgttatataaagcttgctttcatattttaatggattattgtcttagattgttgctttgtggctatgtgtttgagttgctatatAGATGTAGGACTCTAAtgtttatctaggatgattttctattaacttaattgcagagatggat is a genomic window of Vicia villosa cultivar HV-30 ecotype Madison, WI unplaced genomic scaffold, Vvil1.0 ctg.000960F_1_1_1, whole genome shotgun sequence containing:
- the LOC131632552 gene encoding protein MAIN-LIKE 2-like; translation: MRTLGSNGRPTSRRRCTVDEAGPSVQVPEPPQPAPEPPQPARYHGGPSDLSLLIRYEDHVARRLWFGEVKRGPKKELKVAGHGTKLQDRVHHLLPPEMEDLVSRSGLTSLQRTSLTKIDVNLVSAFVERCHIETSSFHMPFGEMTITLDDVASLLHFPIGGLFWYPEEHVTEEMAVELGIEFLEHRAASSWAFATRTYLMMLVGSTIFANKKTFTLVEARYLLLFRDLKRLNAYSWASAALCWITEYFPTLGRKGENWRPSENHGIPRAMRWSYKQGAMKVDELSPVLDQLTPTDVIWRPSEDHRRHLPFDELSLYRGFHYIPPPPLAGMLSVVDVVRDTAPVRYPYETVVGYLQWYYRVSHPQLVPPPPRARREVPVPVFDARLADQDWVRASTLVHYYLRQAEAAEDDIAYADLFEVLRIARQH